The proteins below are encoded in one region of Oryzias melastigma strain HK-1 linkage group LG7, ASM292280v2, whole genome shotgun sequence:
- the tamalin gene encoding general receptor for phosphoinositides 1-associated scaffold protein, with translation MTFRVKKVNSSGLENGTAPRDSDIYFPSSKSDSCRTADPPTRSSEIYNYKTLAYSGGTLPRNFKKGGGPQKWKPVTTSPEPQRKVVLLEKSEEETFGFEIQTYGLHHQDQNSVEMCTFVCKVHDNSPAQQAGLKVGDTISSVNEASVEGFLHKDIVQLIRACGNSLRLDTVYSDSIRKAELEARLQYLKQTLHEKWDEYRSLVVQEQRLFHGIVMSDASVYESLESAGVYGSLGTPSPSVQRALRGTGSTSSSASLLSAATDDDPLYQTCLYHSDGNIDSENAGKKEPPKRQQRLRPTSEFFSAAKTHLTRSASTRSYVKESSSSSGDKQGSLRRKPKQKSFRRRILKFIPGLNRPLEEEESKL, from the exons ATGACGTTCAGGGTTAAAAAGGTGAACTCCAGCGGGCTGGAGAACGGAACCGCACCTCGAGACAGCGACATTTATTTCCCTTCGTCAAAGTCGGACAGCTGCAGGACCGCAGACCCGCCGACCAGGTCCTCGGAGATTTACAACTACAAGACCCTGGCTTACTCTGGGGGGACCCTGCCAAGgaactttaaaaag GGTGGCGGGCCGCAGAAGTGGAAACCTGTGACGACGTCACCAGAACCGCAGAG aaAGGTGGTGCTTCTCGAGAAATCCGAAGAGGAGACCTTCGGTTTTGAGATTCAg ACTTACGGCCTCCACCATCAGGACCAAAACTCAGTGGAGATGTGCACGTTCGTCTGTAAGGTGCACGACAACAGCCCCGCTCAACAGGCTGGACTCAAAGTTG GAGACACCATCTCCAGCGTGAACGAGGCTTCGGTGGAAGGGTTTCTGCACAAAGACATCGTTCAGCTCATCAGGGCGTGTGGCAACAGCCTCAG GCTCGACACGGTTTACAGCGACTCCATCCGAAAAGCCGAGCTGGAGGCCCGTCTGCAGTACCTGAAG CAAACGCTTCACGAGAAATGGGATGAATATCGCTCATTGGTGGTTCAGGAGCAGAGGCTTTTTCATG GCATCGTGATGAGTGACGCGTCTGTGTACGAGTCCCTGGAGTCAGCAGGTGTGTACGGCAGCCTCGGCACTCCCAGTCCCAGCGTCCAGAGAGCACTGCGGGGCACCGGCAGCACCAGCAGCAGCGCCAGCCTCCTCAGCGCCGCCACCGATGACGACCCCCTGTACCAAACCTGCCTCTATCATTCGGACGGAAACATAGACTCTGAAAACGCAGGCAAGAAGGAACCCCCAAAGAGGCAGCAGCGTCTCCGACCGACCAGCGAATTCTTCTCGGCTGCCAAGACCCACCTGACCCGCAGCGCCAGCACTCGCAGCTACGTGAAGgagtcctcctcttcctcgggGGACAAGCAGGGATCACTGAGGAGGAAGCCCAAACAGAAGAGCTTCCGCCGGCGCATCCTCAAATTCATCCCAGGCTTGAACCGAccgctggaggaggaggagagcaaaCTTTGA